In a single window of the Apteryx mantelli isolate bAptMan1 chromosome 11, bAptMan1.hap1, whole genome shotgun sequence genome:
- the LOC136993063 gene encoding olfactory receptor 14J1-like has protein sequence KPLHYGTLMGSRACAKMAAAAWASGFLNALLHTANTFSIPLCQGNTVDQFFCEIPQILKLSCSDSYQREVGLIVVTGSLSFGCFIFIVLSYVQIFTAVLRIPSEQGQHKAFSTCIPHLAVVSLFVTTGSFAYLKPPSLSSPALDLVVAVLYVVVPPAVNPLIYSMRNKELKDSLKKVVQLLLVQQQ, from the coding sequence aaacccctgcactatgggaccctcatgggcagcagagcttgtgccaaaatggcagcagctgcctgggccagtggttttctcaatgctctcctgcacactgctaacacattttccataccactctgccaaggcaacacagtggaccagttcttctgtgaaatcccccagatcctcaagctctcctgctcagactcctaccaaagggaagttgggcttattgtggttactggCTCTTtaagctttgggtgtttcattttcattgtgctgtcctatgtgcagatcttcactgctgtgctgaggattccctctgagcagggccaacacaaagccttttccacgtgcatccctcacctggcagtggtctccctgtttgtcaccactggctcctttgcctacctgaagcccccctccctctcctccccagctctggatctggtggtggctgttctgtacgtggtggtgcctccagcagtgaaccccctcatctacagcatgaggaacaaggaactcaaggactCACTGAAGAAAGTGGTTCAACTTCtcctagttcagcagcaataa